Within the Chrysemys picta bellii isolate R12L10 chromosome 17, ASM1138683v2, whole genome shotgun sequence genome, the region ggctgggctggggtcccCCCCACTtgcttaacccccccccccatgtgctcAGGGCTCAGCTGGACGCCGACTTGCCactgtcccaggagcagctggagcGCCTCGCCACGCGGCTCAGCCGGGACATCCTGGCGGCCACCCACACCCTGCGTCGCCTCTTCCTGGTGGAGGATCTGGTGGACTCGATCAAGGTGGgtgctgcccctccctccccccaaagggtcaccccagctccctgtccctgcTGGTGTAGGGGGCCTTGGGCCCCCTGTGAGCATcctggagtgggggcgggagaagtGTTCATCTCTGTTTACCCCCccccatggggacaggggcacagcaggggagggtTCTTGCCCCCCATTATATGCTCCCCTTGGCTGTTAGGGAgtcatgggggggcgggggtggtaCCTACTCCTGGGTCTGGCAGGAGGGAGCAGGACCTGGGGGGATAGTCAGCAATGTGGGGACTCCTttccatgggggcggggggcagtgatTAGCAGGGGGTTCTGGGGAGCGGGCGAAGGGCCCCCCATGCCTGCTGGAGGGGGATGCCCACTCTGCAGAgttttgggggtgcagggggagccagAGCCTGAGGCTGGGGTCATGGCCCAGCAATGCCCAGGCCGTGTGGCCAGTAGGGAGGCGGCCAGGTGATGGCCACGCCAGGTGGGTGGGGCCAGTGGGGAGGCGGTCAGGTGCTGGCCACGCCAGGtgggtggggctggtgcagggcgGGCGCCAGGCCAGCGCACTGGGAAGACGCAGGCACCGCCCGAGCCCCAGGGGGCCACACACTCACAGCtggccctgaagcaccagaactggaccccaCGGCTTCGCCCGCAGGGATCAGGCCTCCAGCTgccctccccacgcccctgcCTGAGCCggaaggtgctgggggtgctcccgCCCCGGCACTCAGGCTCAGCGCAGAGCCAGCTGAGGCCGGTcgttccccactcccccccgggCTCTGACCCTGCTGGTCCCCAATCCCAGCGCTGGCCTGTCCGCGcacagccctcccctgcccctgctgtcGGGCAGAGACCCTCATGCGCCAGCAGCACCTGGCGCCTGGGACTCTGAGAGTTGGATttcgggttgccaactttctaatctcacAAAAATCGAGCACCTTTGCTCCGCCTGCTGCCTCGAGGCCCCACCCTTTctctgaggccacaccccctgcccactccatcccctcccctccatctctcactctcactttcactgggctggggcagggggctaggggtgcaggctgtgaggtggggccgggaaggaggggtttggggtgcatagcagggggctccgggctggggctgggagttggggttggagggggtgagggctctcggctgggggtgcgggctctggggtggggctggggatgaggggtttgggggggtgtttctgggggtggggccgagggatttggagtgcggcttctaggcaggggggccaggagACTCTGCGCGCTGCTCTCGCCCGCAGGTAccacctcccccccagctcccattgtccacggttctcagccaatgggagctgcagagctggtgcttggggcgggggcagtgcacggagccccgtGATACCCCCCCCTAGGAGCCAAACCtcctggccgcttctggggcacagcgcggtgccaggataggtaggggctagcctgccttagccctgcagcaccgccgactggacttttaacggcccggttggcagtgctgaccagaggcgccagggtcccttttcgacccgGTGTTCTGggtgaaaaccggacacctggcaaccttagCTGGATTCCTGTTCCTAGCATCCCTGGCAGGGGGCGGGCATGGGGAGCCGGGCGGGGCTGCCAGCTTGAAGGATGCGCCGAGGACAGAGTGGGTCGCAGCAGGACGCTGGCCCCATGGCTGGTCTCTGTGGGTCTCAGAGCCATGGCCACGAACCCACAAGGCTGGCAGGGAACTGCTCCCACTCCGTGGCCCTGCCATGCACCTGCCAGCTTCCctggaggctgggagcagggacccGCGTGAGTCTCTGCTGAGTAGAACCAGCcgggctccctccccccatgtggggcTGCTGCCCcttggggggctggggccggctgcagcccctgggcgggcggggggaagggaggccCGCCTCGCTCTCACCGCGCTCTCTCCTGCTTGCAGTTCGCCTTCCTGTTCTACATCCTCACCTACGTGGGAGCCGTGTTCAACGGGCTGACGCTGCTCATCCTGGGTAAGGCTGGGCGGGGGTGAaggagggtcggggggggggtgcggggctggaccAGCGTGTAGGCAGCAGGGGGGtagcgctggctgtggggagcttcccgcagcagggggcgctgggagcggtggggtgtgtgtgtgtctgacctGCCCCTTTCTGCCCCCAGGTGTGATAAGTGCATTTACTTTCCCCCTGCTCTACCGGCAGCACCAGGTGAGTGGCCGGGGGTGGCTCAGGGCCACGTGTGCCATTGGGATGGGCTAGCGGGGCCAGCGCACCCGAGCTCACGGGCTGCTGCTGGCGGCTCTGCACCCCCAGGAGCCGTCTGGCTCTGCACCCGCcccagggcaggagagagagaaagacggcgccccctagaggggaacggccccatgtcccattccctgcccccctgagctaGGGAGTCCCCCGCCCTGGGGTTGGCTGGGATCCaacgccccctagaggggaacggccccatgtcccattccctgcccccctgagctaGGGAGTCCCCCGCCCTGGGGTTGGCTGGGATCCaacgccccctagaggggaaaggccccatgtcccattccctgcccccctgagctaGGGAgtcccccgccctggggctggctgggatccagcgccccctagaggggaaaggccccatgtcccattccctgcccccctgagctaGGGAGTCCCCCGCCCTGGGGTTGGCTGGGatccagcgccccctagaggggaaaggccccatgtcccattccctgcccccctgagctaGGGAgtcccccgccctggggctggctgggatccagcgccccctagaggggaaaggccccatgtcccattccctgcccccctgagctagggagtcccccaccctggggctggcTAGGatccagcgccccctagaggcgaaaggccccatgtcccgctccccactccctgagccagccagtccccgccctggggccggatgggagatggcgccccctagaggggaaaggccccacgtcccatcatggaatcatagaagatgagggttggaagaggccccaggaggttctagtccaacccctgctcgaagcaggaccaaccccacaTTCCCTGGAGCTCTCACTTTTGTTCAGGGATCCCCGGAGGCGTCGGGGGGGACCCCAGGCAGCGACTTCCAGCTCTCCGGGGGCCCTGTAGCTGCGCGATGGTCTCTGGTGGGGGCGGttgcccagacacacacacccccgtttACCTCTCACTTCATCTGTTCCAGGCACAGATCGACCAGTACGTGGGGCTGGTGAGGAACCAGCTGAGTAACCTCAGAGCCAAGTAAGGGCCCCCCGCACCCCTCGtgtctgcatggggggaggggacgagCTCCCGGCTCTGCCAGGAGCCACACGGGCCACAGCTCATCGTCTCCCAGGCAGTCATAGTGACCCCACAACGCAGCCCAGAGATGACACGCCCTGCAGCGTGgcaccccctgccaagccccccgcccccctcccgttAGTGCagtgcccccccgaacctcctgTCCCCTGCCCGTCAGCACGGCACCCCCTGCcgaggcccccacccagccccccgccTGCCTCCCGTCAGCGTGGCGCCCCCCCACCGATCCCCCCTCCCGTCAGCACggcgccccccgccgagcccccgccccctcctgtcGGCGCAGCGCCCCCCCGATCTCCCCCTCCCATTGGcacggcgccccctgctgagcctcccgcccccctcctGTCGGTGTGGCGCCCCCGGAAGCCTCCTGCCCCACGCCCGTCGGCGTGGCGCCCCCTACCGAGCCCCCAGTCCCCGTAGTGTGGCACCCCCTGCCGAGCTCCCCGCCCCACggctgcagcacagcgccccctgccgagctccccgccccacagctgcagcacagcacccttaCCACCGTTCTGGGGTATTGGGGTCAGCCCTGAAGGCCAGGGGCGAGTTCCTGCAGCATGGAGTCCCCACAATATTTCCCTGCGGGGGTGCTGGGTTGAAGGCCCTCCAGTGACTCCTTTGCCcgtccagccctgcccagcccaggcgTCTGCGGGGTGTGAGCGTGCTCCCCTCTAGGGCTGGCCCTGGGGGCTGAGTGCCGGGGGTCAGACCTGGGGAGATAGGGCTGGAGCATGGGTAACCCGCCCTGTGCCCTCCCTGCCACGCGTGGGTgccgaggaggagggggaggggctccagCCCGGACCGGGGGGATTAAACCACCGTGGTGatgtttctctttctccccttTAGGATTCAGGCTAAGCTCCCAAGTGCCAAAGCGAAGCCAGAATGAGCGACTGCCCCGGCCCGACTCACAGCAACGAcgaccctgcccccacaccccgcTGCCACCCTCACCCCAgaaccatccccacccccggctggtgacacccccccaccccagggaaagGGGCCGCGGCCCCTCTCCTGGTCAGGAACCCACCTACACTtcagcccctgcactgcccccccggccctgcgtgttgtggggctgggacaggaagCAGCTCCCTGGCCATTCAGGGCtacgggggtgtgggggtgacTGAGAGGGGCCCCCGCGATTCGGCCACCACCCTGGGCTGTAGCACCGGGTGCAGCCTGCCACAACAAGAGGCCCCTGCATGCCACCCTCCGCTGTGGGCCGAGCCGCGCGGCCTGCTGGGCCCTGCCTGCTTCCTGCCTCCAAGCCGCAGCCCCAGCGTGAACCCGGCAGGGCCtggccctgtggggtgggggtggggaaggggcaggccccTGGCTCCTCAGGGCTGGAGGGGTCTGATTTCCCGGGGGGCTCGGACCCAAGTGTATTCAGGGTCTGTGATTGGTTGGGAGCCCAAGGGCTGGCAGCCTGTTGTGTCCgagcccctcccgccccaccccccactgttTTTAGTCCGGTGGTCCCTTCTTGGACTTGGCCTGGGGCCACCCCCTGGCGCCGTGGGGCAGGCGCCGCCCAGGTGCCCGCAAAGCTCCACTCAGATTTACACTTTAATAA harbors:
- the RTN2 gene encoding reticulon-2 isoform X3, which gives rise to MGQVLGFAHCKESPSTVSTTPDSTDVADLVYWRDTRTSALVFTGIMVTLLSLLHFSIVSVGSYGALAVLGITITLRLGRKGLQALRRSDGANPFQAQLDADLPLSQEQLERLATRLSRDILAATHTLRRLFLVEDLVDSIKFAFLFYILTYVGAVFNGLTLLILGVISAFTFPLLYRQHQAQIDQYVGLVRNQLSNLRAKIQAKLPSAKAKPE
- the RTN2 gene encoding reticulon-2 isoform X5 gives rise to the protein MGSAVADLVYWRDTRTSALVFTGIMVTLLSLLHFSIVSVGSYGALAVLGITITLRLGRKGLQALRRSDGANPFQAQLDADLPLSQEQLERLATRLSRDILAATHTLRRLFLVEDLVDSIKFAFLFYILTYVGAVFNGLTLLILGVISAFTFPLLYRQHQAQIDQYVGLVRNQLSNLRAKIQAKLPSAKAKPE
- the RTN2 gene encoding reticulon-2 isoform X4 codes for the protein MGSADSKQQKTRSPKRRQCDVYWVADLVYWRDTRTSALVFTGIMVTLLSLLHFSIVSVGSYGALAVLGITITLRLGRKGLQALRRSDGANPFQAQLDADLPLSQEQLERLATRLSRDILAATHTLRRLFLVEDLVDSIKFAFLFYILTYVGAVFNGLTLLILGVISAFTFPLLYRQHQAQIDQYVGLVRNQLSNLRAKIQAKLPSAKAKPE